One segment of Danaus plexippus chromosome 18 unlocalized genomic scaffold, MEX_DaPlex mxdp_35, whole genome shotgun sequence DNA contains the following:
- the LOC116772984 gene encoding protein arginine N-methyltransferase 1 codes for MESMDVAQESTSSASTPATENGPDKNVTAEEMTSRDYYFDSYAHFGIHEEMLKDEVRTLTYRNAMYHNKHLFKGKTVLDIGCGTGILSMFAAKAGAAKVIAVECSNIVDYARKIVEANRLDDVIEIVKGKVEEVELPVEKVDIIISEWMGYCLFYESMLDTVLYARDKWLQPDGMLFPDRCTLFICGIEDRQYKDEKINWWDDVYGFDMSSIRKVAISEPLVDVVDAKQVVTNSCLLKEIDLYTVKKEDLNFESKFHLQVRRNDFIQALVTFFNVEFTKSHKRLGFSTAPEAPYTHWKQTVFYFDEYMTVKKGEEITGSFCMRQNARNNRDLDFEVELSFKGELCQVQERNHYRMR; via the exons ATGGAAAGTATGGATGTCGCCCAGGAAAGTACTTCTTCTGCATCTACGCCAGCAACAGAAAATg GAcctgataaaaatgttactgcTGAAGAGATGACCTCGcgtgattattattttgattcatACGCACATTTCGGTATACACGAGGAAATGTTAAAAGATGAAGTCCGTACACTTACATATAGAAATGCTATGTATCACAATAAGCATCTCTTCAAAGGAAAA ACTGTGTTAGACATAGGCTGCGGTACCGGAATACTATCCATGTTTGCGGCTAAAGCAGGGGCAGCTAAAGTTATAGCAGTGGAGTGCTCTAACATAGTTGACTATGCTCGTAAGATTGTTGAGGCTAACAGACTTGATGATGTTATAGAAATTGTGAAAGGAAAA GTTGAAGAAGTGGAGCTTCCTGTAGAGAAGGTGGATATCATTATATCAGAGTGGATGGGTTACTGTTTGTTCTATGAGAGCATGTTGGACACAGTTTTGTACGCTCGGGATAAGTGGCTTCAGCCTGATGGCATGCTGTTTCCTGatag GTGCACACTGTTCATCTGTGGGATTGAAGATCGTCAGTACAAAGACGAGAAGATCAACTGGTGGGACGATGTGTACGGTTTTGACATGTCCTCTATCAGGAAGGTGGCTATATCGGAGCCGCTCGTTGATGTTGTTGATGCAAAACAG gTTGTCACAAATTCCTGCTTACTGAAAGAAATAGATCTGTACACAGTCAAGAAAGAAGATCTCAACTTTGAATCAAAGTTCCATCTTcag GTGCGTCGCAATGACTTCATTCAGGCGTTGGTGACATTCTTCAACGTGGAGTTCACTAAGTCACACAAGCGACTGGGATTCAGTACAGCCCCCGAGGCGCCCTACACACACTGGAAGCAGACCGTTTTCTACTTTGATGAATATATGACA GTTAAGAAGGGTGAGGAGATAACGGGTTCGTTCTGTATGCGTCAGAACGCCCGCAACAACCGCGACCTGGACTTTGAGGTGGAGCTGTCGTTT